Proteins encoded in a region of the Geobacillus genomosp. 3 genome:
- a CDS encoding helix-turn-helix domain-containing protein, producing the protein MEAERWGRRIRAFRKLKGYTQERFAKELGISVSILGEIERGNRMPSDSLVGQIAERLNISVEELTPPKMESNN; encoded by the coding sequence ATGGAAGCAGAAAGATGGGGAAGACGTATTCGCGCTTTTCGAAAGCTGAAAGGATATACACAAGAAAGATTTGCCAAGGAGTTAGGCATTTCTGTATCGATTCTCGGAGAGATTGAACGGGGGAATCGGATGCCGTCCGATTCGCTCGTCGGGCAAATCGCCGAACGGTTGAATATATCGGTGGAAGAACTGACGCCGCCGAAAATGGAATCAAACAACTAG
- the folP gene encoding dihydropteroate synthase yields the protein MMITLTRSRVLKCRGYEFDLDKKTLIMGIVNVTPDSFSDGGRFYEVERAVEHAKRLVAEGADIIDVGGESTRPGAEQVPLDEELRRVIPAVKAIANEVNVPISVDTYKAEVARQAIEAGAHIINDVWGAKADPDMARVAASYEVPIILMHNRHDMAYRDLISDMIADLEESIRIVKQAGVKEENIILDPGVGFAKTLEHNLEVMRRLDEFAALGYPLLLGTSRKRFIGHVLDVPVEERVEGTGATVCLGIAKGAHIVRVHDVLPIARMAKMMDAMLGKGESGHR from the coding sequence ATGATGATAACATTGACGCGTTCACGTGTGCTCAAATGTCGTGGGTATGAGTTTGATTTAGACAAAAAAACATTGATCATGGGGATTGTTAACGTCACGCCTGATTCCTTTTCCGACGGTGGTCGGTTTTACGAGGTGGAGCGAGCTGTCGAGCATGCGAAACGGCTCGTGGCAGAGGGAGCGGACATCATCGACGTCGGCGGCGAGTCGACTCGCCCAGGAGCGGAACAAGTGCCGCTTGACGAAGAATTGCGGCGCGTCATCCCGGCGGTCAAAGCGATTGCCAATGAGGTGAATGTGCCGATTTCCGTCGACACGTATAAAGCCGAGGTGGCACGGCAAGCCATTGAAGCCGGGGCGCACATCATCAACGACGTTTGGGGAGCGAAAGCCGACCCCGATATGGCCCGTGTCGCCGCTTCGTACGAGGTGCCGATTATTTTAATGCACAATCGCCACGATATGGCATATCGCGACCTCATTTCCGATATGATTGCCGACTTGGAAGAAAGTATTCGTATTGTCAAACAAGCAGGTGTAAAAGAGGAAAACATTATTTTAGATCCAGGTGTCGGATTTGCGAAAACGCTCGAACACAATTTGGAAGTGATGCGCCGCCTCGATGAGTTTGCCGCCCTTGGCTACCCGCTCTTGCTCGGCACATCGCGCAAACGGTTTATTGGCCACGTACTTGATGTACCGGTTGAGGAGCGGGTCGAAGGAACGGGGGCGACGGTTTGCCTTGGCATTGCCAAAGGAGCGCATATCGTCCGCGTCCATGACGTATTGCCGATCGCCCGCATGGCGAAGATGATGGATGCGATGCTCGGGAAAGGGGAGAGCGGCCATCGATAA
- the folB gene encoding dihydroneopterin aldolase yields MRCSGKGRAAIDKIYIHQMEFYGYHGAIPEENVLGQRFVVDVTLELDLRPAGRSDSLEHTVNYADVYERCRAIVEERTFALLEAVAEVIADELLAAFPAVQRCTVRVTKPNPPIRGHYGHVAVEIGRDR; encoded by the coding sequence ATGCGATGCTCGGGAAAGGGGAGAGCGGCCATCGATAAAATTTATATTCATCAGATGGAATTTTACGGATATCATGGAGCGATTCCGGAAGAAAATGTGCTCGGCCAACGGTTCGTGGTGGACGTGACGTTAGAGCTGGATTTGCGGCCAGCTGGGCGGAGCGACAGCCTTGAACATACTGTTAATTACGCGGATGTGTACGAGCGTTGTCGGGCGATCGTAGAAGAGCGGACGTTTGCGTTGCTTGAGGCGGTGGCTGAAGTGATTGCGGACGAGCTGCTCGCCGCTTTCCCCGCCGTGCAGCGCTGTACCGTGAGGGTGACGAAACCGAATCCACCAATCCGCGGACACTACGGGCATGTTGCCGTTGAAATCGGTAGGGATCGTTAA
- the pabC gene encoding aminodeoxychorismate lyase, whose amino-acid sequence MYVYVNGEIVPHEEARLSAFDHGFLYGIGLFETFRTYGGHPFLLDDHLERLNCGLSGLRIDRQFGRAEAVDIIERLLRANGLHDAYVRFNVSAGIGGLGLSVERYLRPTVIVYMKPLPPSAPREGKEGIVLTTRRNSPEGDERLKSHHYLNNIIGKWELGNRPHAEGIFLNHEGAVAEGIVSNIFWVKDGVVYTPALSVGILNGITRQFVIALLEQLHIPVEEGVYPLSHLQEADEVFITNSLQEVVPLHRIGHRVYLGKNGPVTCVLQHHYRYFTDTLWTRNELAERMNR is encoded by the coding sequence ATGTACGTATATGTCAATGGGGAGATTGTCCCGCACGAAGAGGCGCGGCTTTCGGCGTTTGACCACGGTTTTTTGTACGGGATCGGCTTGTTTGAGACGTTCCGCACGTATGGAGGCCATCCGTTTTTGCTTGATGATCATTTAGAGCGGCTAAACTGCGGGTTGTCCGGGCTCCGCATCGACAGACAGTTCGGCCGCGCGGAGGCAGTCGACATCATTGAGCGGCTGCTCAGGGCAAATGGGCTGCATGACGCCTACGTCCGTTTCAATGTATCCGCCGGCATTGGAGGTCTCGGCTTGTCGGTGGAACGGTACTTACGCCCGACCGTTATCGTCTATATGAAGCCGCTGCCGCCGTCTGCCCCCCGAGAAGGGAAAGAAGGGATCGTTTTAACAACAAGGCGGAACAGCCCTGAGGGAGACGAACGGTTAAAATCGCACCATTATTTAAACAATATAATTGGAAAGTGGGAGCTTGGAAATCGCCCCCATGCGGAAGGCATCTTTTTAAACCATGAAGGGGCAGTGGCGGAAGGCATCGTTTCCAATATTTTTTGGGTAAAAGACGGTGTCGTCTACACTCCAGCGCTGTCTGTCGGCATATTAAACGGCATTACAAGGCAGTTCGTCATCGCGCTGCTCGAACAGCTTCATATTCCGGTCGAAGAAGGAGTGTATCCCCTGTCCCATTTGCAAGAAGCCGATGAGGTCTTTATCACGAATTCGCTGCAGGAAGTTGTGCCGCTTCACCGTATCGGCCATCGTGTTTACCTTGGAAAAAACGGCCCAGTGACCTGTGTGCTACAACACCATTACCGCTACTTTACCGATACGTTATGGACAAGGAACGAATTGGCAGAAAGGATGAACCGATGA
- the folK gene encoding 2-amino-4-hydroxy-6-hydroxymethyldihydropteridine diphosphokinase: MENIAYIALGSNLGDRAYYLRSAIEVLHRYEGISVKSSSSIYETDPVGYVHQDKFLNMVIEVTTTLSSFALFDVTQQIEQRFGRKREIKWGPRTLDLDILLYNHENIETEQLVIPHPRMTERAFVLIPLLEINSHLAIPNISEPLTDIIDRLPDKEGVRVWKQKDGEDVFALFES, from the coding sequence ATGGAGAATATTGCGTATATCGCGTTAGGTTCCAACTTAGGTGATCGTGCTTATTATTTGCGTTCGGCCATTGAAGTCCTCCATCGCTACGAGGGAATTTCTGTAAAATCAAGCTCGTCCATCTATGAAACGGATCCAGTCGGCTACGTCCATCAAGACAAGTTTTTAAACATGGTTATCGAAGTGACGACGACGTTGTCATCGTTTGCCTTGTTTGACGTAACACAACAAATTGAACAACGATTTGGAAGGAAAAGGGAAATAAAATGGGGACCGCGCACGTTAGACCTTGACATTTTGCTATATAATCACGAAAATATTGAAACAGAGCAACTTGTCATTCCGCATCCACGCATGACAGAGCGGGCGTTTGTTCTCATTCCGTTGCTTGAAATCAATTCCCATTTAGCAATACCGAACATTTCCGAGCCGTTAACGGACATCATTGACCGACTACCCGACAAAGAAGGAGTTCGTGTATGGAAGCAGAAAGATGGGGAAGACGTATTCGCGCTTTTCGAAAGCTGA
- the pabA gene encoding aminodeoxychorismate/anthranilate synthase component II, with protein sequence MIVMIDNYDSFTYNLVQYLGVLGEELFVKRNDEITVAEIERLHPDFIMISPGPCTPNEAGVSLEAIAHFAGKIPILGVCLGHQAIAQAFGGRVIRAPRLMHGKTSSVYHDGETIFRGVPIPFTATRYHSLIVEKETLPDCFVVSAWTDEGEVMAIRHKTLPIEGVQFHPESIMTSHGMQLLKNFIDTYKKA encoded by the coding sequence ATGATCGTCATGATTGATAATTATGATTCCTTTACGTACAATTTAGTACAATATTTAGGAGTTCTAGGTGAGGAGCTGTTTGTCAAGCGCAATGATGAAATTACCGTCGCCGAGATTGAGCGGCTTCATCCAGATTTTATTATGATTTCCCCGGGCCCGTGCACGCCGAATGAAGCGGGCGTCAGCCTGGAAGCCATCGCCCACTTTGCTGGCAAAATCCCGATTTTGGGTGTCTGCCTCGGCCATCAGGCCATCGCCCAGGCGTTTGGCGGCCGCGTCATCCGTGCCCCAAGGCTGATGCACGGGAAAACGTCATCCGTTTACCATGACGGGGAAACGATTTTCCGCGGCGTGCCGATCCCGTTTACGGCGACGCGCTACCATTCTCTCATCGTTGAAAAAGAGACCCTTCCAGATTGTTTTGTTGTTTCTGCTTGGACGGATGAAGGCGAAGTGATGGCCATCCGTCATAAAACATTGCCGATCGAAGGGGTACAGTTTCATCCGGAGTCGATTATGACAAGCCATGGAATGCAGCTGCTGAAAAACTTTATCGATACGTACAAAAAGGCGTGA